A single Kryptolebias marmoratus isolate JLee-2015 linkage group LG16, ASM164957v2, whole genome shotgun sequence DNA region contains:
- the dctn3 gene encoding dynactin subunit 3: MNQNMDTDSLEIRLQALENRMYGERKNKSGKPIKCAESLARIQAGLTNTANKRERVKILHKKIEDLMKYLDPQFTDHITVPDAMKLEFILAEEDSLLSQAALLEQVNNLQPLLDSTYIRDVPEHATKLQRLSQIHIKQQDQTETQYQEVKKLFEEYNKTMFLMSKQFTQWDETLRKVEEAKGIRPVE; the protein is encoded by the exons ATGAACCAAAACATGGACACGGACAGCCTTGAAATCCGTCTTCAGGCGCTGGAGAACCGAATGTACGGcgaaagaaagaacaaaagtgGAAAACCTATCAAG TGTGCAGAATCTTTGGCCAGGATTCAAGCAGGTCTGACCAACACAGCcaacaagagagagagagtaaagatCCTTCACAAGAAGA TTGAAGACCTGATGAAGTACCTGGATCCTCAGTTCACCGATCACATCACTGTTCCTGATGCAATGAAACTGGAATTTATTCTTGCTG AGGAGGACTCCTTGCTCTCTCAGGCTGCTTTGTTGGAGCAGGTCAACAATCTGCAGCCACTGTTGGACAGCACTTATATCAGAG ATGTACCCGAACATGCAACTAAGCTGCAGCGACTGTCTCAGATTCACATAAAACAGCAG GACCAAACTGAGACTCAGTACCAGGAAGTGAAGAAGCTGTTTGAAGAATACAACAAAACG ATGTTCCTGATGTCCAAGCAGTTCACCCAGTGGGACGAGACCCTGAGGAAAGTCGAGGAGGCCAAAGGCATCCGACCTGTGGAGTAG